The following proteins are co-located in the Pedobacter sp. FW305-3-2-15-E-R2A2 genome:
- a CDS encoding CHAT domain-containing tetratricopeptide repeat protein yields MEILIRKMIRGSLFAFLLLFSTFLAAQKTEVLPAPIKRSLDSLKRSNNLSDWIYTRIDYTQAHPRETLSFLMNSSADAWRGPKSAEEMQAWLLLLSHQGYNQMYAGNILNSINCYEQAYNYWLEHHVDMDISDFVLKPWANNYTRLGDYEKAIFIQQKTLNFALKEHNDELTASTYNNLGISYRSIGDFKKALECIQLGKQKVKSTSPLSILLNNTLADIYSDKNELKEAEAVISNNIARQKNTIKNEETAYWLLSSYITAGDVHLALKNLPRSAHYYQLALKTNEQYYKGNRLREKARIITQLGKIKLSTLQGKAALSFFNQTLSTLGLLNSEGQINPNKIFGDNRLQDVFYQRSLVYSLLGEEKEALQNIRWSLLAGDKIRFELADVKTKQRFQSETKQMAEKAIAIAFGLLEKTKQQHYAEVILNLMEQTKARTLLDDIRRNQQQLILQTKEPLFIQKQNLESAIAYQEKMALQDPGDIHHAAKTSADLKFKLEYVNKKIRERYPALAWNVATELNTETMLKRLPAKAHFIEFFSGSSDIYAIEINNRQLKQVTRIKHAAAVKQRISNFVETYYSHGPEAMMNDPKAFFDASYRCYQTLMGDFSFPKNEHLIIVPDEALGKLSFEGLITDQSYQTVISKWPFLLKKQNIAYAFSIQTWINQSKRKHNSLSEKRGLGTEKFAGLFITHQGDNKQAIPAVALEAASLKKLVSGEFLMDKDAGTKDFLKAFEQADVLHISSHSYLSGVRKEPTLSFYDDQVFLFELSALQNAPGLVVLSACRTADGMMADGEGIISLSRGFAAIGTQGTIATLWNVNDDAAAKITAETYKNLLGGKEISRSLHEAKLNWLNSPQQSANQYLPYYWDALIFMGYDQSINLPKAGWSPIYYYSSFILIGLAAAFAFYRWKK; encoded by the coding sequence GTGGAAATTCTAATCAGAAAAATGATCAGGGGCAGTCTTTTCGCCTTTCTCTTATTGTTTTCAACATTCCTCGCCGCACAAAAAACAGAGGTCCTGCCTGCGCCTATAAAAAGATCGCTTGACTCACTCAAAAGAAGCAACAATCTGAGTGATTGGATCTACACCAGAATTGACTATACCCAGGCACATCCCAGGGAGACCCTCTCCTTTCTGATGAACAGCTCTGCAGACGCTTGGCGAGGCCCAAAATCTGCCGAAGAAATGCAGGCCTGGCTATTGTTATTGAGTCACCAGGGCTATAATCAAATGTATGCCGGAAATATCCTCAACTCCATCAATTGTTATGAGCAGGCTTACAATTACTGGCTGGAGCATCATGTCGATATGGACATTTCTGATTTTGTATTAAAACCCTGGGCCAATAATTATACCCGGCTTGGAGATTATGAAAAGGCGATTTTTATCCAGCAGAAAACACTAAACTTTGCCTTGAAGGAACACAATGACGAACTTACTGCTTCCACATACAATAACCTCGGCATTTCTTATCGCTCCATCGGAGATTTCAAAAAAGCCCTGGAATGTATTCAGCTGGGCAAACAAAAGGTCAAATCAACCTCGCCCCTATCTATTCTTTTAAACAATACCCTTGCTGATATTTACAGCGATAAAAATGAATTAAAGGAAGCAGAGGCGGTTATTTCCAACAATATTGCCCGACAAAAAAATACCATAAAAAATGAAGAAACGGCCTACTGGTTATTGAGCAGTTACATTACCGCCGGCGATGTTCATCTGGCCCTAAAAAATCTACCACGTTCAGCCCATTATTACCAATTGGCCTTAAAAACCAACGAACAGTATTACAAAGGAAACAGGTTACGGGAAAAAGCCCGCATCATCACCCAACTGGGGAAAATAAAATTGAGCACACTACAAGGCAAGGCGGCTTTGAGCTTTTTCAATCAAACCTTAAGTACCCTGGGGCTTTTAAATTCCGAAGGGCAGATCAATCCCAACAAAATTTTCGGCGACAACCGTTTACAGGATGTATTTTATCAACGATCCCTGGTTTACTCTCTTTTAGGAGAAGAAAAAGAAGCCCTTCAAAACATCAGATGGTCGCTTTTAGCGGGAGATAAAATCCGCTTTGAGCTCGCTGACGTAAAAACAAAACAACGTTTTCAATCGGAAACGAAGCAAATGGCAGAGAAAGCCATCGCCATCGCATTTGGATTATTGGAAAAAACCAAACAGCAGCATTATGCAGAAGTCATCCTAAACCTGATGGAACAAACCAAAGCAAGGACTTTATTGGACGACATCAGGCGTAATCAGCAACAACTGATTCTTCAAACCAAAGAACCCCTCTTTATTCAGAAACAAAATCTGGAAAGCGCCATCGCCTATCAGGAAAAAATGGCACTGCAAGATCCCGGAGATATTCATCATGCCGCAAAAACCAGCGCTGACCTGAAATTTAAACTGGAATACGTCAATAAAAAAATAAGGGAACGTTATCCCGCCCTGGCCTGGAATGTAGCTACCGAACTGAATACGGAAACCATGCTGAAAAGACTGCCTGCCAAGGCGCATTTTATCGAATTCTTTTCCGGTAGCAGCGATATTTACGCCATTGAGATCAACAACAGGCAGCTGAAGCAGGTCACCAGAATCAAGCATGCCGCAGCAGTAAAACAAAGGATCAGTAATTTTGTAGAGACCTATTACAGCCATGGCCCGGAAGCCATGATGAACGATCCTAAAGCTTTCTTCGACGCATCATACCGTTGTTACCAGACCTTAATGGGCGACTTCAGTTTTCCAAAAAATGAGCACCTGATTATTGTCCCTGACGAAGCACTGGGAAAACTTTCTTTTGAAGGACTGATTACCGATCAATCCTACCAAACCGTTATTTCCAAATGGCCATTTCTTTTGAAAAAACAAAACATTGCTTATGCTTTCTCCATCCAAACCTGGATCAACCAAAGCAAAAGAAAGCACAATAGCTTATCCGAAAAACGCGGCCTGGGAACGGAAAAATTTGCAGGATTGTTCATCACCCATCAGGGCGACAACAAACAGGCCATTCCTGCAGTTGCCCTTGAAGCAGCTTCCTTAAAAAAATTGGTCTCCGGCGAATTCTTAATGGATAAAGATGCAGGTACAAAAGATTTCCTAAAGGCCTTTGAACAGGCAGATGTGTTACACATCAGTAGCCATTCTTACCTTTCAGGTGTACGGAAAGAGCCCACGCTCTCTTTTTATGATGATCAGGTGTTCTTATTTGAGTTGTCGGCCCTGCAAAATGCACCCGGTCTGGTGGTACTCAGTGCCTGCAGAACCGCAGATGGGATGATGGCAGATGGAGAAGGCATCATTAGCCTAAGCAGAGGTTTCGCTGCCATTGGAACACAAGGCACCATTGCTACGCTCTGGAATGTAAATGATGACGCGGCCGCGAAAATAACGGCAGAGACCTATAAAAATCTACTCGGGGGAAAGGAAATCAGCCGGTCCTTACATGAAGCAAAGTTAAACTGGCTAAATAGTCCTCAGCAAAGTGCCAATCAATACCTCCCCTATTATTGGGATGCGCTCATCTTTATGGGCTATGACCAAAGCATCAACCTTCCCAAAGCGGGATGGTCTCCGATTTACTATTATAGCTCGTTTATCCTGATTGGCCTTGCCGCAGCATTTGCTTTTTACCGATGGAAAAAATGA